The DNA window ATGCAAGAACATCTCTCCATGGATGCAAAAAAAGCACCTGCCACACCATTGATGAACCACATGGCTACCCCATCAAGCCTTCCACACCCGGGTGATGAGCCATGGCTGGTTGAGGTCCGGACCCTTGGCTCAACAGAATTTGAACGAGGATTGAAGAAGCTAGAGCAATTCGTGGAGCTGGTAGTTGCAGCCATGAACTGAAAGGTCCAGGGTGTAGTAGCTAGCCTCAGGAAGAGAGGTGAGAAAAAGAAGCCTCAGGCTTTATCTTAGGTCTCAACGGGCCTGGTATTAAGGTTGTCAGTTATTACAATTAAGAAGTATGTCCTTGTAAATACTTATGACTCATGAGAGACACTTCACTGTGATTCTCATTCATGCCCCTACATGAGTTGTAAATGGACCGAAGAACTATTGTTTGCAGATCAGTTTGTTGGATCCTTTTTGGAaatgatttttccttttaatcGTGAAGTCCCAAACACTGAGTTCTCGATTAAACtattaattaagttttagtataataataataaataaataaataactcctTGGATTCCAAATCCAATAGTCATTAGCATTTGTTGATATAACAATGTGCTAACAGTCCTTTCCAATTTATGCCTATTTTCGTATCTTATTATGAAAAACAACCCAGACGTTTTACAACCTTttctaattaacaaaaactactTATTTTCACTGTTtactaaaaatgatttttttttggtgttggattaattttgtatttttacgtgacctattaattattaattaaagttttgatagggctataaatgttttttctcgATTGTTTTATACTGGCAAACATGAATATCAAAGTCTTttcacattttcaaacaaaaaaaaataattacttaaatCTTGAAACTAAAAAGTACTcaccacaaattttttttttattattattactagttTAATAAagggtaatgttttttttttatagattaaatattatttaaatgagaaaa is part of the Populus trichocarpa isolate Nisqually-1 chromosome 2, P.trichocarpa_v4.1, whole genome shotgun sequence genome and encodes:
- the LOC7472644 gene encoding uncharacterized protein LOC7472644 — translated: MAATTSSTNCSSFFNPRSNSVEPRVRTSTSHGSSPGCGRLDGVAMWFINGVAGAFFASMERCSCIRIATEDDGDEANDAPLILHDGNTRHHEGGAINRRRTGKGKRSTGAFDED